Proteins from one Rhizoctonia solani chromosome 5, complete sequence genomic window:
- a CDS encoding ATP synthase subunit f, mitochondrial, producing the protein MHASLVRRSFGSIIPPKIATPKIVSGGSGASMSSVVDFYSKLPKGPAPPSGNGIKARYFDGKNASGKPFVAAIVGMFLLGYTIDYNSAYSGLMQLTE; encoded by the exons ATGCACGCCTCGCTCGTCCGACGCTCATTCGGGTCTATTATCCCACCCAAAATTGCGACTCCCAAAATTGTC TCGGGAGGCAGCGGCGCCAGCATGTCTTCCGTCGTCGATTTCTACTCTAAATTGCCAAAGGGCCCCGCTCCTCCCTCCGGAAACGGCATCAAGGCGCGCTACTTTGACGGCAAGAACGCATCTGGCAAGCCCTTTGTTGCGGCTATTGTCGGAATGTTCTTGCTTGGGTACACGATCGATTACAACAGTGCGTACTCTGGTCTTATGCAATTAACCGAGTGA
- a CDS encoding anthranilate phosphoribosyltransferase, giving the protein MDTSAAPPKMTSDSFKPLLLKLINTPGKFTPEDTKSAMHHLATHGCVLPAQAGAFLAALKSSRIEHLPETLAAAAEVMRSYAVHVPLDDEHVPAVDIVGTGGDGHNTFNVSTTAAIVAAGAGARVVKHGNKASTSSSGSADILLALGCPLAPPSPEPTPLPNKPFTFLLAAHHHPALTSLAPVRKALPFRTVFNVLGPLINPAAPKRMILGVYTRELGPVFAETLRGMGVERALVVCGMESLDEISIAGGTWAWSLENGDITTTTLHPSHFELKTHPLSTVAGASPDTNAQMLIDILNPNTPSHSPTESVPAPAEGVTSDPGAILDFVLMNASALLVVAGLAPDYPTGVKMARESISSGRAWEALKEFRDRDKERAKGGLGGALTEELGGKTDLLKD; this is encoded by the exons ATGGATACGTCTGCAGCTCCCCCGAAAATGACCTCTGACTCATTCAAGCCGTTGCTCCTCAAACTCATCAATACGCCTGGAAAGTTTACTCCAGAGGATACCAAAAGCGCTATGCACCATCTCGCTACTCATGGTTGCGTCCTGCCAGCACAGGCGGGAGCGTTCCTTGCTGCTCTCAAATCTTCTCGTATCGAGCATTTGCCAGAAACCCTTGCGGCTGCGGCTGAAGTTATGAGGAGTTATGCTGTACACGTTCCACTCGATGATGAACATGTACCGGCGGTCGATATCGTCGGTACAGGCGGCGATGGCCATAATACATTCAATGTCTCGACAACAGCTGCTATCGTTGCTGCTGGCGCAGGGGCCAGAGTGGTCAAG CACGGTAATAAAGCCTCGACATCTTCATCCGGCTCTGCAGATATCCTCCTTGCATTAGGATGCCCACTCGCTCCTCCATCCCCAGAACCCACCCCTCTTCCAAATAAACCATTCACATTCCTTCTGGCGGCGCATCATCACCCTGCCCTAACCTCTCTCGCACCAGTCCGCAAGGCCCTCCCGTTCCGAACTGTATTTAATGTTCTGGGGCCCCTCATCAACCCCGCAGCACCAAAGCGCATGATATTGGGAGTTTACACACGCGAGTTGGGCCCAGTTTTTGCGGAGACTTTAAGAGGAATGGGCGTCGAGCGGGCGTTAGTAGTATGCGGGATGGAAAGTTTGGACGAGATCAGTATTGCTGGCGGGACCTGG GCTTGGTCGCTCGAAAACGGAGACATAACAACGACAACCCTTCATCCCTCCCATTTTGAACTCAAAACTCACCCCTTGAGCACTGTAGCAGGCGCATCTCCCGACACCAATGCTCAGATGCTTATTGATATCTTAAATCCCAACACGCCATCCCACTCTCCGACCGAGTCTGTCCCTGCCCCCGCAGAGGGCGTAACTTCGGACCCTGGAGCAATTCTTGACTTTGTTTTAATGAATGCTTCGGCTCTTTTAGTCGTTGCGGGCCTTGCGCCAGATTACCCAACCGGTGTCAAAATGGCTAGGGAGAGCATTTCCAGCGGGCGAGCGTGGGAAGCGCTCAAAGAGTTTAGGGATCGAGATAAGGAGAGGGCAAAGGGAGGCCTTGGGGGTGCTTTGACGGAGGAGCTGGGTGGAAAGACCGATTTATTGAAAGATTGA